The Streptomyces armeniacus genomic interval GAGACGCCGCGGGATGACGCGGCACGCGGGGACGCCGCGCGGGGCGACGTGGCGCGGACGGACACCGTACGGAAGGACGCGGCGGGCGGGCCGCTCGTGTCGACCGGGGTCACCCGGTCGTAGCCCGGCGGAGGTCGCCGGGAGGCCCACAGGGGAGGCCGGGGAAAGGCGCCGAGGGGCGCCGAGGGGCGTCGGCGCGGCGGCATGACGGCGCGACGGGTCGCGTCCCGGCCGCCCCCGGGCCGTCGGACCACGGGGGCGGCGCTCGTACGGCCGCCGCCTGCGCACCCGGCTCAACGCCGGGCGTTCGCCGGGGTCTGTCAGCCAGACCCTAGCTCTGGTTGAAGAAGCCGCCCTCGGTGCGGCGGTCCTCACCGTTCACGATCTTGTATTCGGCCGGCGTCAGCAGGAAGACCCGCGTGGCCACACGGTCGATGGAACCGCGCAGGCCGAAGATCAGCCCTGCGCAGAAATCCACGACGCGCTTCGCGTCGTCCGAGTCCATCCCCGTGAGATTCACGATCACCGGGACCCCGTCGCGGAACAGTTCCCCGATTCCGCGTGCGTCCCGGAAACCGTCCGGGGTGACCGTCGCGATCCGGGCGCCCTGATCCTGGGCGGCCTCGGCCGTCACCCGGACCCGCGGGTCCGTCACCCACGGTTCGCGAGCGGCGTCTCCGGGCTCCGGTCCCTCGGCGTAGTCGTCGTCGTAGTAACGCATCTCGCTGTCGTCGACGAGGCCCAGCCAGGCACTCGCCTTGCGCACCGATCCCATTGGACGCCTCCTCTCCTCTGCGTCGCGGCGTCGAAAACTGTCGATAGCGGCACCGCCGCGGGTTCCGCAATCCTATGGTCATGCATGATGCGGAGGTTGTGCCAAGTAGATTGGCGCTACAGACGGGATTCGTGACGGTTCTGGTGCAGAACACATGGCGCCGGATCAGGGATCTTTCCGTGTACGGGTGGTGACGGTGTGCTGGATCCACGCCGTCCCGCCGGACGGGTGGCCACCACTGACAGACGGGTGAGAGAGCTTGTGCCCCGGATAACGTGATCCGGCGTCACAAAGGAACGGGGGAAGCGTGTTCGGAATCGTCAGGCCCTGCCGCCACCGGCTGGGCGACGGGCTGCTGACATCGTGGACGGCGCACCTGTGCGGGCTCTGCCTCGCACTCCGCGGCGACCACGGGCAGTTCGCCAGGGTGGTGACCAACTACGACGGCCTGCTTGTCTCGGTGCTGACCGAGGCGCAGTCGCCGCGTACGGAGGAGCTGCGCCGTACGGCCGGGCCCTGCCCACTGCGCGGCATGCGTACCGCGTCCGTCGCGCGCGGCGAAGGGGCGCGGCTGGCCGCGTCCGTGTCGCTCGTGCTCGCCTCCGCGAAGACGCGGGACCACATCGCCGACGGCGACGGGCTGCTGGCGCGCCGCCCCGTGGCCGCCGCCGCGCGCCGGGTGGCCGCGGGCTGGGACCAGGCGGGCGCGCGTACGGGAGCGGACCTCGGCTTCGACACGGGCGTCCTGACCGCGGCCATCGACCGGCAGCCGGAGGTCGAGGCCGCCGCACGGCCGGGCAGCCCGCTGCTGGCCGTCACGGAGCCCACCGAGACGGCGACGGCGGCCGCCTTCGCGCACACCGCGCTGCTCGCCGGGCGGCCCGCGAACGTGGCGCCGCTGACGGAGGCGGGGCGGCTGTTCGGCCGTCTCGCGCATCTCCTGGACGCCGTCGAGGATCTGACGGCCGA includes:
- a CDS encoding DUF5685 family protein; the encoded protein is MFGIVRPCRHRLGDGLLTSWTAHLCGLCLALRGDHGQFARVVTNYDGLLVSVLTEAQSPRTEELRRTAGPCPLRGMRTASVARGEGARLAASVSLVLASAKTRDHIADGDGLLARRPVAAAARRVAAGWDQAGARTGADLGFDTGVLTAAIDRQPEVEAAARPGSPLLAVTEPTETATAAAFAHTALLAGRPANVAPLTEAGRLFGRLAHLLDAVEDLTADEASGAWNPVAATATPLAEVRRLCDDAAHGVRLALRDAEFTDGRLAHVLLVHELPRAVDRAFGVTCAHGGAPHGVHGGRGVHGAHGGAYGPGGGNPYGQQPPAGGGNPYGGDPYGGGNPYGGNPYGGGAPGGPGGPYGGGLGPGPGGRPPKRSFLAGCGAFLALCCTCRMCCKEEYEGPWSRKKREGCCHKCDCCDCCSCDC
- a CDS encoding cell division protein SepF; this translates as MGSVRKASAWLGLVDDSEMRYYDDDYAEGPEPGDAAREPWVTDPRVRVTAEAAQDQGARIATVTPDGFRDARGIGELFRDGVPVIVNLTGMDSDDAKRVVDFCAGLIFGLRGSIDRVATRVFLLTPAEYKIVNGEDRRTEGGFFNQS